In the genome of bacterium, the window TGTAGCTCAATTGGACAGAGCATCTGACTACGAATCAGAAGGTTGCAGGTTCGATTCCTGCCAGGTGCGCCAGTCTTCATTCGCAGCGCAGCGAAGAATGAAGACTGGCGCGGCATAATTAATGCGCGTTAGCGAATTAATGAAGCCGGGCTAACGCTGCGAATTACGCCTCGGCACGCCACAATGAAAACATTCTTTTACGTTTACATTCTGCAAAGCGAGTCCGACCCACCCCATTATTACACCGGTTTCACAGAAGACCTAAAGGACACTTAACACCTTCGCCTTTGGCATAGGCTACACCAAGACAGTTCTGAGCCTTCGGATTTCCCTGTTCAGAAGCTTTGCGAAACCACTCAACCGACTCTGATAATCTCTGGCCTGCATCAAGATTGAGAGAACAGAAGAAACCGACATAGAATTGGGCGTCATCATTGCCTTGTTCTGCTGATTTTCGGAACCATTTCTCCGAATCCGGAAAGCTTTGACCGACGCCTTTTCCCCATAAATAGCATGCACCGAGTTCGCATTGAGCTTTGGCCTCCCCTTTTTCTGCCTCCTTTAGCCATTGCTGGACTTGTTCCGCTGAAGGTTTTACAGAGTCGGCACCCGCAACACTTCCCTGAATATTTAGCACAAGGAATAGGCAAACTGCGGAAACGTTGAATAGGCTCATGTGATTTCTCATTGTAGAAGCATCTGGATTCTCACCATGTCACAAACTTTGGGCATGCATCTTTACCTGCTGGTTCGGATCCATCGATTCGATGATGGTTTCACGATGACCAGGTGGTCGACATAGGAACGCTCTTTGTGCTCATTCAGGAAGGGGACAAGCAAGGCCAGAATATTCGGACTTGTCGTCGGGCTCACCTTCAGCCTGACCACTCCCGGATGTGATTCCAATGGCAGCACAGCCCAATCACCGAAATGCTCATCAAGTGTGACCAGCACACGATCCTGTGAAATGGCCATGGCGAGTATCTGATCATCATCCGCTGTCGCCAGTCCCAACTCTGAAACCCTGACGACATCCCACCCCTGTTGGTCAAGGGCAATCGCGACTTGAGCGTCGATCATCTGATCAAGGAGCAGTTTGGGACGGTTCACGCGGTGGCCAATTCCAGTTCGGTATGATCAATCACGGCGTTGCAGTAACTCAGTACCCCCACCACCTTGTCATGGGTGAGTTCAGGGTAACGGTTCAACAATGCCTGAATCGATCCGGCATCCGCCAGTTGATCAATCACAACGGTGACGGGAATCCGGGTCCCTGCCACTGTGGGCTTCCCGTTGCAACGCCTAGGGTCGATTTCGATAAATTGATTAATTGTCATAATGTTCCCTCACAAGGATCCACTTAGGTAAATATCACATATCCCGTATTCCCGTTCAAGACATCTCAGGGTATTGATCAGAGTGAGTTTGGCTTGTCACCTCGCCCCTGCAATGGTGAAAACCACCCCATTTTGGAACGAACCTGCCGTTTTGGAGTGTCAAATATCGGCTCTTAGGGAAGGTACCAGCCTAAAATTAGGCTGGTAGGCGATATAGGACTCGAACCTACGACCCCTACCATGTCAAGGTAGTGCTCTAACCAACTGAGCTAATCGCCCGGAAAGATTGCAAACTATAGGGATCAGCCTACTGACTGTCAATAGCGAGGATGGAGAAACATCGGGCGCAGGGTGCGATTGCATAATATTGCAATCGCACCAAAAGAGACCATGCCCCATGATAAATTCGTGAAACATTTTCGTATTTGTAGAGAATCTGAGATCGATTCCAACCCAAGGGGGTATGATCCTGATCGCTAGAGATGCGGCCGCCGATCACGGCACTTGAGCGTGCTAACACTGAACTGAAGCCTCGCCGGATCAACACCCGTAGACCGCAAACCGAAGCATTCGCTGTGGCCTGCTGCCGTGCCATTTATCATATAGGCGGAAGATCAGCCGCTCTTTGGGAATCGGCGGTGCGAGTTCCGGATCGAGCGTGGCGACAAGATGGAAACCGGGGAGGAAAGTGTCATTCGGCCCACGCAAGAATTGGTGGTTGAAGTATTTCACGTACGCATCCACGCAGCGCAGGCCAAGCCCTTCCAGTTTCTCAACCCACCAGGTCTTTGGCTTCACAGTTTGATGGAGATTCACGCCCTTGTGGAAATCGTCGCACAACGACACGCTCATGATCCAGAGACCACCCGGGCGAAGATGCTTCTTCACATTTTCAACAAGAGAGCTGATATCGCGTTCGTGAATGTGCTCCAACACTTCCCACATCGTGATGACGTCGAATTTGAGCCGTTTTTCCTCCGCCGGGAATTCGCCAAAAATGTCGAATTTCCTGGTGATATCCGCTGTAAATAGATGCTCAGGAATCGTTCGCCACTCGGCGCGACGTAACCGCTTGGAAAAATCGCTGCCCTCGATGCCAACGGCCATACAGCCATCATCGAGGCAATCTTTTACGAAACCGCCGCCGGAACATCCGAGATCAAGCACCCACAATGGCGGCCGTTCCTCGCCAAACAACTGGTAGAGCTTCTGATTGAAACGGCGATGGCGGCTGTTGTCGCGGCGAGTACCCCAAGGGATAAGATGATCGGGTGAATCATAGGCTACCTCGCGTTCAGCGCTAACGCGCACGCGACGAAGCTCAAACGGGTTCTGGTCATGGATAAGAAATCGCTCATCTGAGGGTATTGGCACACGCCCGTTGAGATCGGCCCGAAACATCGTTTTCATGTGTTAGAGTATGTAAAAATCCGGCACGAAGGTCAAGTTTGGCCGCAATTCGCATTTTGGCGGCGGGGACGGAAGATAGCGGGTGAGGAGCGGGCGTGAAGATGGGTTACTTGCGGCTGGGGCGAGAGATGGGAGCGTTGGCGTGATGCCTCGCGTGGCCGAACTCACAGGACTGATCTAAACTCTGGCTTTACGAAACAGGTAAGTAGACTTTATCATGATATATAAAATCTCGTCCTAGGAGAGCAAAGCACAGGTGGCAGCCGACGTCCTCGGCGGCTGCAGGTCCATATATAGAGACCAACTACCCGAACACCGGATACGGGAGTATTTATTCTGGATTCTGGCTCCTAACGACCTGAGTTGTTACGTCGGCCTTACCATTGACCACAAACGAGACTGTAGAAATGGATACCCCAGCGGCTCTGGCGACATCCCTGATTGTTGCTGAATTACTCATGCTAAACAGTTTAGCATAAAGAAATAGTAAATGCTATCACGGATTCTGATTTGACCTGATATATGGGCCAAATTATCCTTTGCATCCAGTATATCTGCGCCACAGGCGGATGCGCCCGCGGGCGCAGATGTTTGAATCTCTTTGCGGCAATCAGGAGTCCGGGGAGGAGGGCAACCCAGGTGGACGCCGACGTCCCGGCGGCATCTGCGCCCAAGGTGACTCTTCCAGTGACTAATGCCTAAGCGTGAATTGCTGAGCAGATCTGTTCAAACATATTTCTCCAGGATTTCTTATCTTGAAAGAAAGGCAAACAAAACTTATATTATCAGCATGATTGAGCTGGTTAAACAGAAACAAACTGAGCTTGAGGGCTTATGCCGGACATTTCAGGTGGCACGGCTTGAGTTATTCGGGTCAGCCGCCACTGGAAAATTCAATCCCAATTCCAGCGATTTGGACTTCATGATTGAATTTGAAAACCGGTCAGCCCCCGGTTTGTTAAATCGTTATCTTGATTTTGCCGAAGCCCTGGAAAAACTTTTTGGCCGGCATGTGGACTTGGTCACCCAGCGTTCAATCCGCAATCCCTATTTCCAAAAGGTCCTTGCCGTTACAAGGGAACTTCTCTATGAGCATCGAACTCAAGCAGCGTCTCTATGATGCCATGAGGCCTGCCGCGCCATCCAGTCCTTCACGAATGGCATCACGCCTGAGAAATACAACGACAGTCTTTTGCTGCGGTCGGGTGTTGAACGCCAATTTGAGATTCTCGGGGAAGCATTAAGCAAGGCTGAATTATTGAACGTAGGCCTGTCCCAATCCATTCCTGACATCCGCCGGATTGTCGGATTACGTAACCGCATCATTCACGGCTACGACTCGGTGGATGCTGAAATCATATGGGATGCCGTTCAAGTTCATGTACCCAAACTGCTCCCGATATTACTGACAGAACTGGCCGCCACCCCCGAATAACCGTAACTCCCGGGCAGTGAAAAAAATCTCATTCCTCCTCGATTATTTAGTCCGCCCTCAATTTTTCATGGATTTTTTACTAACTGACTGTACTATAAAATCATGGTTGCCCGAAAAGACATCAAGAAATATGTGAATGCACTGGCGCGTCAATTTGCGCCAGAAAGAGTTATTCTATTCGGATCCTATGCCAGGGGAAATCCGGGCGATGACAGTGACGTAGACATGCTGGTTATCATGGAGCACCCTATGCGCAAGGATGTCGAGCAGGCTGTTGCGATTGACATACAACTTAATCGAACGTTTCCATTGGACTTAATCGTGCGCCGCCCGTCAGAAGTCAGTAAACGACTGGCTATGGGCGATATTTTTCTACGAACTATTTTAGGGGAAGGACAAGTCCTCCATGACCGCCGTTCTTAAGGAGTGGATTCAAAAGTCCGATTAGCCGTGAAAATCATGAAGCGCTGCCGCACTGAGATTCGGTCATCTTTAGGGTTACACGATTCAGTCGTCCGTTGAGCGCGTAGATCGGGGCTCACGCTCCCTTCATTTCCCCCTGCATATCTTGTACATCTCCGCCACAGGCGGATGCGCCCGTGGCGCACATGTTAGATTCTCGTTGCAGCGATAGAGCGAACGCCTGGACTGATCAGTTCAATCATATTTTCTGTCCCCATGGCACTCCCTTATTTCAGATCATCCTTGCCGTCGGAGTATTTTGGTCTTGCCTGGCGGCAGGTAATTTTCGCCGGTCACCACTTGTTTTCCGGTCTCGGCCTCAAGTTCCACTCTGGCACGTTGAGCAATCCTGCCTCCGGTCTTCGCGGCAGTCTGGTTCTCCGCCATGCCGGTTGCGGCGATGGTCTCGGCGATCTGTCGGGTAGAAAGTTCGGCGAGTGCTGTGAAGATGAGTTCGGCCTCACTCATGTGGTCACGGAGATTCTGGGTCTTGAGACCTTTCATATCTTTGTGGGCATTGACGCTGACCCCACTCCATTCCTGATGGATGAGATTGGTGAGAATGGCGTATTCATCCCCCTTCTTGATCTCGTGCGTGGCCCAGTAGTCGGTGAGTTTGTTGCGGGTCTCCTGACCGGTCATACGTTGCTGAATCCACTTTTCGCTGTGGCCATGACTCTGCCAAGTAGCGCGGGCTCGTTCAAGCGCACGGGCCGGGTCAGACATCTCCTGCATGCGCTCATAACCAACTTTTGCGAGCCAGAGTTTGATGGGCTCGGCCTTGGGACTAGGGACGCTCTGAACAAG includes:
- a CDS encoding tetratricopeptide repeat protein; amino-acid sequence: MRNHMSLFNVSAVCLFLVLNIQGSVAGADSVKPSAEQVQQWLKEAEKGEAKAQCELGACYLWGKGVGQSFPDSEKWFRKSAEQGNDDAQFYVGFFCSLNLDAGQRLSESVEWFRKASEQGNPKAQNCLGVAYAKGEGVKCPLGLL
- a CDS encoding DUF5615 family PIN-like protein; this encodes MNRPKLLLDQMIDAQVAIALDQQGWDVVRVSELGLATADDDQILAMAISQDRVLVTLDEHFGDWAVLPLESHPGVVRLKVSPTTSPNILALLVPFLNEHKERSYVDHLVIVKPSSNRWIRTSR
- a CDS encoding DUF433 domain-containing protein, producing the protein MTINQFIEIDPRRCNGKPTVAGTRIPVTVVIDQLADAGSIQALLNRYPELTHDKVVGVLSYCNAVIDHTELELATA
- a CDS encoding class I SAM-dependent methyltransferase, with product MKTMFRADLNGRVPIPSDERFLIHDQNPFELRRVRVSAEREVAYDSPDHLIPWGTRRDNSRHRRFNQKLYQLFGEERPPLWVLDLGCSGGGFVKDCLDDGCMAVGIEGSDFSKRLRRAEWRTIPEHLFTADITRKFDIFGEFPAEEKRLKFDVITMWEVLEHIHERDISSLVENVKKHLRPGGLWIMSVSLCDDFHKGVNLHQTVKPKTWWVEKLEGLGLRCVDAYVKYFNHQFLRGPNDTFLPGFHLVATLDPELAPPIPKERLIFRLYDKWHGSRPQRMLRFAVYGC
- a CDS encoding LacI family DNA-binding transcriptional regulator translates to MSNSATIRDVARAAGVSISTVSFVVNGKADVTTQVVRSQNPE
- a CDS encoding nucleotidyltransferase domain-containing protein, producing the protein MIELVKQKQTELEGLCRTFQVARLELFGSAATGKFNPNSSDLDFMIEFENRSAPGLLNRYLDFAEALEKLFGRHVDLVTQRSIRNPYFQKVLAVTRELLYEHRTQAASL
- a CDS encoding nucleotidyltransferase domain-containing protein — encoded protein: MVARKDIKKYVNALARQFAPERVILFGSYARGNPGDDSDVDMLVIMEHPMRKDVEQAVAIDIQLNRTFPLDLIVRRPSEVSKRLAMGDIFLRTILGEGQVLHDRRS
- a CDS encoding BRO family protein, with the protein product MKKDLAIFEGHEIRRIYDEKTETWFFSVVDIIQVLTQQSDFQVARKYWNKLKERLMKEGNQSVTNCHRLKLAAADGKNYLTDVASAETLLRLVQSVPSPKAEPIKLWLAKVGYERMQEMSDPARALERARATWQSHGHSEKWIQQRMTGQETRNKLTDYWATHEIKKGDEYAILTNLIHQEWSGVSVNAHKDMKGLKTQNLRDHMSEAELIFTALAELSTRQIAETIAATGMAENQTAAKTGGRIAQRARVELEAETGKQVVTGENYLPPGKTKILRRQG